One stretch of Meriones unguiculatus strain TT.TT164.6M chromosome 7, Bangor_MerUng_6.1, whole genome shotgun sequence DNA includes these proteins:
- the LOC110544301 gene encoding olfactory receptor 10A7: MTCENHTRVTEFILLGFTNNPDMQVSLFILFLAIYLVTLLGNFLIVTVTSVEPALQTPMYFFLRNLSLLEVCFTLVMVPKMLVDLISTKKVIFFVGCGTQMYFFFFFGSSECFLLSMMAYDRFVAICNPLRYPVIMNRSLCLWMAIGSWMSGVPVSMLQTAWMMALPFCGPNSVDHFFCDGPPVLKLVTEDTTTYEMQALASTLLFIMFPFSLILVSYTRIIGTILRMPSATGRQKAFSTCSSHLIVVSLFYGTASLTYLRPKSNQSSESKKLVSLSYTVITPMLNPIIYSLRNNEVKGAVKRTITRKVLKKLDVL, translated from the coding sequence ATGACTTGTGAAAACCATACCAGAGTCACTGAATTCATTCTTCTGGGATTCACAAACAACCCTGATATGCAGGTTTCCCTCTTCATTTTGTTTCTGGCCATCTATTTAGTTACCTTGCTGGGGAATTTTCTCATTGTCACAGTTACCAGTGTGGAACCTGCTCTTCAAACACCCATGTACTTTTTTCTGCGAAACCTATCACTGCTTGAAGTTTGTTTCACTCTGGTCATGGTGCCAAAGATGCTGGTAGACCTAATATCAACAAAGAAAGTCATCTTTTTTGTGGGCTGTGGCACCCAgatgtattttttcttcttctttggcaGCTCTGAATGTTTTCTCCTCTCTATGATGGCTTATGACCGTTTTGTTGCCATCTGTAATCCTCTTCGTTATCCTGTCATAATGAATAGGTCCCTGTGCTTGTGGATGGCTATAGGTTCTTGGATGTCTGGTGTTCCTGTGTCCATGTTACAAACAGCTTGGATGATGGCTCTTCCTTTCTGTGGACCCAATTCTGTAGACCATTTTTTTTGTGATGGTCCTCCTGTCTTAAAATTAGTTACTGAAGATACAACTACATATGAGATGCAAGCACTTGCATCCACTCTTCTCTTTATCATGtttccattttctctcattttgGTCTCTTATACCCGCATTATTGGGACCATTTTGAGGATGCCATCTGCTACTGGTCGCCAGAAGGCATTTTCTACATGTTCATCACACTTAATTGTGGTATCTCTCTTCTATGGAACAGCCAGCTTGACTTATCTAAGGCCCAAATCTAACCAGTCTTCAGAGAGCAAGAAACTTGTATCCTTGTCTTATACTGTTATTACACCTATGTTAAACCCCATCATTTACAGCCTAAGAAACAATGAAGTGAAAGGAGCAGTCAAAAGAACTATCACTCGGAAGGTCTTGAAGAAGTTAGATGTGTTATGA